One segment of Paenibacillus sp. FSL R7-0337 DNA contains the following:
- a CDS encoding glycoside hydrolase → MKRLAVTAVIGIVLVCVVVVVILFSNRKEEEIPVQHQKPPDAAVTIDGNLRYQTIDNFGASDAWSMDPLGKEWTEENKNKVADLLFSRSRGIGLSAWRFNIGAGSAETDQAIIPDPWRRTEAFKITEEGPYDWSRQAGQQWFLRAAQERGVESLIAFVNSPPVWMTRSGHAQPDPEVGSSNLKEGSEAAFAAFLIDVLEHFKQEGLEFNYISPVNEPTWDWNHAQQEASRYNNDDLKRVILELHAQLRASGLEAQISAPDGVEITSLLDDEHYREFTGSGVYSSGANSLGLGKYREYIKDLLGDPVLKEAVGNKIASHSYWSDYSHSGDDRLVKLRQLLDGNLKQYDPEAKYWVTEYCIMGDYGPGRDLGMEPALQVARTIHFDLTEADAAAWQWWTAVSKVDYKDGLLYTDYTQPGDEQNILTSKILWSLGNYSKFIRPGAVRIALSGLSQEAGSELLGSAYLHEEEQSMTAVLVNDSLEEKQVQLTLSGLGLKASALRSYVTNAQLDLARGEDVAADAAADGTAAGEQVFQAVIPAKSVVTLVAGGPELEEEADLPGEVARTQAAQTQVAQEIPAAGDYAGYLFSYFTGEGTGDGEQVYFALSEGNDPLHWKELNAGKPVLRSSLGNKGVRDPFIIRSPEGDRFYLIATDLKINGNWDWGAAQTQGSRAIIVWESDNLVDWSEPWEAQVSPEEAGNTWAPEVIYDQESREYIVFWASRMYTDSTHTGDAYQKIMYSKTRDFRAFTEPQVYMDYGHSIIDTTMAAYNGKIYRFTKDEREQGPESPFGKMVFQESLDSVFAPAVKLLSGSVGGLKGIEGPTLFKSNTEQKWYLFVDEFGGRGYIPLETEDLDSGKWTVSSDYELPASPRHGTVIPVTRREYDALNAKFMQ, encoded by the coding sequence ATGAAGCGGCTGGCAGTTACGGCGGTTATCGGCATTGTTCTAGTGTGTGTTGTTGTTGTAGTAATTCTGTTCAGTAATAGGAAAGAGGAGGAAATCCCTGTGCAGCACCAGAAACCGCCGGATGCGGCAGTGACGATAGACGGTAATCTCCGCTATCAGACTATCGATAACTTTGGCGCGTCCGACGCCTGGTCCATGGACCCCCTGGGGAAGGAGTGGACCGAAGAGAATAAGAACAAGGTGGCAGATTTACTGTTCTCACGCAGCAGAGGGATCGGGCTGTCGGCCTGGCGCTTCAATATAGGCGCAGGCTCGGCGGAGACCGATCAGGCGATCATTCCAGATCCATGGCGGAGAACGGAAGCCTTCAAAATAACGGAGGAAGGGCCGTACGACTGGAGCAGGCAGGCAGGCCAGCAGTGGTTCCTGCGGGCAGCCCAGGAGCGCGGAGTCGAATCTCTGATTGCCTTCGTCAACAGCCCGCCGGTCTGGATGACCCGCAGCGGTCATGCCCAGCCTGACCCAGAGGTGGGGTCCAGTAATTTGAAGGAAGGCTCTGAAGCTGCCTTCGCCGCCTTCCTGATTGATGTGCTGGAGCATTTCAAGCAGGAAGGGCTGGAGTTCAATTATATCAGCCCCGTTAACGAGCCGACCTGGGACTGGAATCATGCGCAGCAGGAAGCCAGCCGGTACAACAATGACGACCTGAAGCGGGTGATTCTGGAGCTGCATGCCCAGCTCCGCGCCAGCGGACTGGAAGCGCAGATCAGTGCCCCGGACGGGGTAGAGATTACCTCTCTGCTGGATGATGAGCACTACCGGGAATTCACGGGCAGCGGTGTCTATTCCAGCGGGGCTAACAGCCTGGGGCTGGGAAAATACCGTGAATATATTAAGGACCTCTTGGGTGATCCTGTGCTGAAGGAAGCAGTAGGCAATAAGATCGCCTCGCATTCCTACTGGTCTGATTACAGCCATTCCGGCGATGACCGCCTGGTTAAGCTAAGACAGCTGTTGGACGGTAATCTGAAGCAATATGATCCTGAGGCCAAGTACTGGGTTACCGAATATTGCATTATGGGCGATTATGGCCCGGGACGGGATCTGGGAATGGAGCCGGCGCTACAGGTGGCGCGCACCATTCACTTTGATCTGACCGAGGCGGATGCAGCCGCATGGCAGTGGTGGACTGCAGTGTCCAAGGTGGATTACAAGGACGGCTTGCTGTACACCGATTACACTCAGCCTGGGGATGAGCAGAACATCCTGACCTCGAAGATCCTGTGGTCGCTAGGCAACTACAGCAAGTTCATCCGCCCCGGAGCGGTGCGGATTGCACTCTCCGGTCTGAGCCAGGAAGCCGGAAGCGAGCTGCTCGGCTCGGCTTACTTGCACGAGGAGGAGCAGAGCATGACGGCGGTGCTGGTGAATGACAGCCTGGAGGAGAAGCAGGTGCAGCTCACCTTGAGCGGACTGGGACTGAAGGCATCTGCCTTGCGTTCCTATGTAACCAATGCGCAGCTGGATCTGGCGCGCGGCGAGGATGTGGCCGCTGATGCAGCTGCTGATGGGACAGCAGCTGGGGAGCAGGTATTTCAGGCCGTTATCCCGGCCAAGTCGGTGGTGACCCTGGTGGCCGGCGGGCCGGAGTTAGAGGAGGAGGCTGACCTGCCGGGTGAGGTTGCCCGGACTCAGGCTGCCCAGACTCAGGTTGCGCAGGAAATTCCGGCTGCGGGGGACTATGCGGGCTATTTATTCAGCTATTTCACAGGCGAAGGGACCGGGGACGGCGAGCAGGTATATTTCGCCCTCAGCGAAGGCAATGACCCGCTGCATTGGAAGGAGCTGAATGCCGGGAAGCCCGTGCTTAGGTCCAGCTTGGGCAACAAGGGGGTCAGGGACCCGTTCATCATCCGTTCACCTGAAGGGGACCGGTTCTATCTCATCGCCACCGATCTGAAGATCAACGGCAACTGGGATTGGGGTGCAGCCCAGACACAAGGCAGCCGGGCGATTATTGTATGGGAATCGGATAATCTGGTGGACTGGTCGGAGCCTTGGGAAGCCCAGGTCTCACCTGAGGAAGCGGGGAATACCTGGGCACCTGAGGTGATCTATGACCAGGAGAGCAGGGAATATATCGTATTCTGGGCCTCGCGGATGTACACCGATTCCACTCACACCGGGGACGCCTACCAGAAAATTATGTACAGCAAGACACGCGATTTCCGAGCGTTCACAGAGCCGCAGGTCTATATGGACTACGGGCATTCGATCATCGATACCACTATGGCTGCGTATAACGGGAAGATTTACAGATTCACCAAGGATGAACGCGAGCAAGGCCCGGAATCCCCTTTTGGCAAAATGGTGTTCCAGGAGTCCCTGGATTCGGTATTTGCCCCTGCGGTGAAGCTGCTAAGCGGGAGTGTCGGCGGACTGAAGGGCATTGAAGGGCCAACCCTGTTCAAATCCAATACGGAGCAGAAGTGGTATCTGTTTGTGGATGAATTCGGAGGGAGAGGGTACATCCCGCTGGAGACGGAAGATCTGGATTCCGGCAAGTGGACGGTATCCTCTGATTATGAGCTGCCGGCCAGCCCCCGTCATGGAACGGTAATTCCGGTTACCCGGCGTGAATACGACGCTCTGAATGCCAAGTTCATGCAATGA